The Candidatus Omnitrophota bacterium genome contains the following window.
AGGCGGAGTCGCCGCCGATAGATTCAATAAAAAATCAATTTTATTGGTTACGCAAATTTCCTTTATGATTTTAGCTTTTGTCCTTGCGGTATTGACTCACGCAAAATTAATAAATACTATTGAAATAATCATTATCGCTGTGTTAAACGGTGTAATTATGGCGTTTGATGCACCCGCACGGCAGTCGGTAGTAGTAGATTTGGTTGGAAAAAAGCATCTGATGAATGCCATTGCTTTAAATTCAGCGGCATTTAATTCCGCCCGTATCATTGGCCCGGCATTTGCAGGCGTTTTGATTGCAGGGATTGGGATGAGTGGATGTTTCTATGTAAATGGGATTAGTTTTTTGGCTGTAATTATTGCTCTTCTTATGATAAAGACGACTATTGCAGAATACAGGACGAAAAAAAACGGGGTATTAGATGACCTTCTTGAGTGTTTTAGTTTTATTAAAACCAATCGCATCATTCTTGTCCTGATTACTATGGTAGCAATGACCAGTTTGTTCGGCATTTCTTATATCATATTAATGCCGGTTTTTGTAAAGGATGTGCTTCATTCAGGAGCAAGAGGCTTAGGTGTTCTTATGTCTTCCGCCGGGATTGGGGCTCTAGCTGCGGCTTTACTTCTTGCCCGATTGGGAGATTTTAAATATAAGGGGCAATTAGTGTTTTATTCTTCAATAGTTTTTTCAGCAGCAATAATCTTTTTTTCATTATCAAATACTTATCTTACTTCAATTATTTCTTTGATTATTTTAGGCTGGTCTTCGGTTACCGCAATTAGCTTGGTTAATACTTTATTGCAAACACTCGTGCCGGATCATGTAAGAGGAAGGGTGATGAGCTTATTTATGCTTACCTTTGCCGGCATTATGCCTTTTGGCAATTTGATAGCAGGTTTTCTTGCTCATGCTTTTGGTGTTTCATTCGCGATTATGATTAGCGGTGTTATCTGCGGAGTTTTCTTTATTGCACTAAACTTGACATATCCTCAGATAAGAGAGCTTTAGATTGTAATCTATATTTGGTGCGTCTGCCTTGTCTTCTGTTTTCTCGGGGACGCTTATTTTGCCCCTGCGAGGCAAAATTTCGCTCCCCTGCGGTGCCTCGCTCTCGCTACGTGTATTTAGCGGGCGAACCGTGCCCGCTCGGCATCCTCGGAGGCCCCGATAAAACAAAAGCCAAGCCATCCGCTGAAACAGATTATCTATAGCTTTATGGTTTTTGCGGACGGCACATTAGAAGATTTTTGGCACAGCTACTAACACTAGTGCGCAAGGATTTACGAGGAGCGGAGGACAGCTACAAGAGAACGCTAAGCCGTAGCGACGAAGTAAACCGCAGCGCACGGCAAAAATCTTCAGTGCCGGAAGCGAAAACCATAAAGATTCGTGTAATTCTATTTGATTTTTTATGGCATTTTGATAAGATATTAGTGATATTAAACTATTTTAGCACCTGGCGCTTATTGGAATTGCGCCAGTGTGCCCTTAGTGGGCAAAAAAGGAGCTGGAAATGAGAAAATTTGTGATTTTAGCGTTGGTTTTAGTAGTTGGGCTTTATTTATTTGGTTGTGCAAAGAAAGATCAAAACCCGGAAATGGCGCAAGAGCCGGTATCTATGGAATCATTGACTGCTGTTAATGCTACTAATGCTGTTGCTCCTGTTGTTAATGAAGTTAAACCTCAGGTTACGCAAGCTCCGGTTTCCGGAGTTGAAAAATTAGAGCCTTTACCTCCTTCTGGGCCATATAAGCCAACAACAGAAGAGATCCAAAAAGCATTGAAAAACGCCTCTTTTTACACAGGGATAGTTGATGGTAAAAAAGGCCCAAAGACAAAGAAAGCAGTTGAAGCTTTTCAGAAAGCAAACGGCCTTGAAGCCGATGGTAAAGTTGGTCCAAAAACTTGGTCTAAATTAAGCACTTATTTGAATGCTGCGGCTTCTCCTGCGCCAGAAGCAAATAAAAATAATTAAGTTATTCAATAGCCAGTAAATAAACCCCGCCTTTTATAAGGCGGGGTTTTTTGTGAGAGGGCATACCCATGAAACCAGTTGGGCATATCGTTTGCACAGCCGTAGTAAGCTCTGTAGTATATTTATTTTTTAAGTCTTTCAGTGCTTTTGTCATTTCTTTTGTTTCCGGAGTATTGATTGATGTGGACCATATCTTTGATTATTATTTGCAAGAACGGCCTACTCTCAAGTTAAGAGAAATATATTCTTGGTGTATTAATAAGAGATTTAGTTTATTGTTTTTATTCTTTCATTCGCTGGAGCTCATTGTTTTGCTATGGGTGATTGTTTATGTATTTAAATTAGGGGTATTTTGGATTGCCTTTAGCATAGGCATAACGCAGCATATGATTTTGGATCTGATTTTTAACAGGGCAGAAATTCACAGCTATTCCTATTTTCTTTC
Protein-coding sequences here:
- a CDS encoding peptidoglycan-binding domain-containing protein translates to MRKFVILALVLVVGLYLFGCAKKDQNPEMAQEPVSMESLTAVNATNAVAPVVNEVKPQVTQAPVSGVEKLEPLPPSGPYKPTTEEIQKALKNASFYTGIVDGKKGPKTKKAVEAFQKANGLEADGKVGPKTWSKLSTYLNAAASPAPEANKNN
- a CDS encoding MFS transporter, whose translation is MFSSLKIRDFRLYWFGMFISLIGTWIQQIAQSWLVFSLTNSAFLLGVVGFLGTFPVFVLSLLGGVAADRFNKKSILLVTQISFMILAFVLAVLTHAKLINTIEIIIIAVLNGVIMAFDAPARQSVVVDLVGKKHLMNAIALNSAAFNSARIIGPAFAGVLIAGIGMSGCFYVNGISFLAVIIALLMIKTTIAEYRTKKNGVLDDLLECFSFIKTNRIILVLITMVAMTSLFGISYIILMPVFVKDVLHSGARGLGVLMSSAGIGALAAALLLARLGDFKYKGQLVFYSSIVFSAAIIFFSLSNTYLTSIISLIILGWSSVTAISLVNTLLQTLVPDHVRGRVMSLFMLTFAGIMPFGNLIAGFLAHAFGVSFAIMISGVICGVFFIALNLTYPQIREL